The genomic DNA TGTTCCAGTGAAGGGACATGACACTCGTGCAGGTTAAGCAAATGTATCTACACGTGATCATCTTGACTTCTTCAATTTGTTATGACTGCTGTGCCAAAGACAAGGTGTGGAATATGTTCTATTGCAAATGCccatttttgaaaatgaatgtcACTTTGTCACTTAAGACTTTTAACGCTTACAAGTATGTTAACTTGAACAGCTTTCTCGTGAGCAGAGATGTAAGAGCAAATGccagaaactattttttcctaatagcttATTAatcattttttcttgctttgtaatTCAGTTTAGTAAGCAACAAGTTACTGTTCTAGCATGAAAACCACAGTCATAACACTGATAGTATCAGTCAATGGACTATTAAAACTTTTCAGTCTGTTGGACCGTGCCTTTTTTAGGTTAATATTAATTTCTTGGTGCTTTTTTACAGGATGGATGTGGAAGCATGTTTTCAATATACTGCAAACCCCAGTGATTTAAATCCAAGAATAAGTAAGTTTTGAAGATAATATTTTTGATCTGTTTGTCacgtggtttggtttttgttatttctttagaGTGTTATCAGGGAAGAACAGTACTCAAATTATAGTGACTCAGCTCAGACTGTGACTGTCAAATTTGAAGCGGGCCTCAATACTGAGGTCAATCAGCTATTGCACTATCTGTATTTAGGGTAACACATATTTAGAGTCACGTGTTAGGAAGTTCTGTGGATGACAGACTGAACTGAAGCTTTCTAGGTAATATAAGGCTGCCCTACAGatcaaaaacattttgcttctttaGGCTACTGTTGCtttagaaaatagttttaaaagccCATTTTATATATCATTAATAAGCACTATTTCTTATTGTAGACTTATCCTGTAAAACAGTGTTCTGAATcaatgaaaatggttttgtggaaatcagtaactgaaataaaaaatcttCGTATAAGTAGGAGCCTGGAAGACTGTGCCATAAATGTAGCTAAAAATGTGAAGCATTAGTTTCTTATGTCTTATTACAATGCTGCTGTTACTACACCTCAGAAAACTGCACCATTTTGAGAGGAAATTAGAAGAATTTTAAGCCCAaacttccttctcctcctttgaTGTCTTGCATTTTCTCAGTTGTAAAATCCATTGTCTGGCACACCGTGTGCCGTTCCCATCCTTGCAACGTTGAATTAGCTCAATGAATACAGAGATGATTAAAAGATGCACAGAGTTCAGATCTATCAAAAGATACCTCAGCATCAACTAGAAAGCTCTAGTCATGCTTTTGCTTTCAGTGTTAAAATTAACAGTCTACCTTGACCTCAAAATCCTGCTGGCTGCGTAGGCGCTCTTTGGGACAAAGCAGCAATCAAGGACGGGTGAGTGAGAGTACTTCCAAAGTTGTGTGTATCAGCCCTCTACTGGCTCCACAGCAGCTATTACAGCTCCTCCCGCCAGCTCTACGTGCTGGGAAAGCAATGGGGTGCTTCTGGAATAAAAGGATTTGGTTTAGAAGTTTCCTTTAAATACATGCACAGGGCACCAGGCCCTCAACTGGACAGGGACAAAACTGACAGATGGAGAAAGCATTGtaaataactgaaaacagtttGCAAAGCCCCGCGCTGGCTGAAACAGTTTTCTAGAATAATGTTGTAAGATCATACCTGGAGAAATTGAAGTCCTTTTTAATAAGGCAAGGGATCTTCTTTTTATAGTGACCTACTTTATTTCTTCACAGAGATCAACTATACGTTTGAAGCCGAAAACGAGAGGCGGCAGTTAGGCCTGCCGTCTAGGGTACGGTTTAAAGACCACCTGTCTGATCAGTTTACTGCAAGTACAACCCTAAGGGGGCAGAACTCCAAAGAGTGTGTGACCACCAAGCTTGTACTGCAGGTAAGgcagagtattttatttttatttaatttacatccctttaaaacaaaagcatgctcttttttttcagcctcaCGGTACCTTTGTATAGAACTTAAAAGTCACGTGCAACATAAAGCTTCAAAACTAGCAAACGACCGTAGTTAAGTAGTACCTTACTATTCCCTGCACACAAGCTGCTTCCTCCTGTTGCCCATCTTACAAAGTACGAATAAAAGTTGTAGCCACTGCAGCATGCTCTGGAGGTCCACAGAGCTGAACTAATTTAGGACAATACAGAGGGAATAAATGCCAAAAATGGAGAGCAGTTTCCAGTGGAAGTAATTGTTATAGAATTTAATGGTGTGGCTGGCTAGGAAAAGAATTTTAACCCAATGGGATTTTGGAGGGGATGAATGGGCAGGACGAGAAAGCTTGGTACGTGCTCTCTGACTTGGCTGCTACACTGGCCCTTAAGGGCGGCATCGCTCCAGAAGCCGAACAGATTCCCAGCCACAGCTCAGCCGTAATGAGcctccaaggtgcttttgaccACAGCAAATTAAAGAGCTTGAACTTACACAATAGGGAGAAAGTGTGTTATTTTACTGTTGTAGTGTGAATTTCACTTGCCCAAGTTACCACCTGTTATTCCTGGGAATTCTTAATGGTGAGAGAAATCATCAGATCGGGAAGccagaaaaaacagacaagacagCAGGGCTAGGCTCCTTGGGTTCTTGCACGTTTTTAGAAAATGCTGGCTTTCTGTGTGGTGAATAGTTTTAATACTGTGAAATGTAGCAGCAAAGATTTTACTTTACAGCTTATTCTAAAATGTATATCAAAAGCtagtctttttgttttcttctctgtgctgttCACTAACtatgccatttaaaatatttaacaggaaaaaattaaagataagCTACGCCCCATTCCAATATCAGTCAGTGTTAAAATTGCCGGCCTGGAGTCTAGCTCACCGTCCCCGAGAAAAGAGCGAGCGCTTCCGGATCTTATACCAATTCTAAATTCAAATGAATCTGAGACAAAGACCACAAAAGTAAGTCTTTGATATCACGTTTTCCCATAAATCTGCACTTCGATAAATCACTGAATTTTAAAGACTGTAGACACCTAAATTATGACGAAAGGAAATAACTGGGGTGGCACTGGACTTATATTTTATACTGgcttatattttatattttggtaTGAACTTGTTACAAAATGTTATGAACTAGATCCTGTGTTTCTTTTGCAACAAAAGTGAAGATGGTATAGCtgctaggtatttttttttctctccccaacaAGTTTAGGGTGAAATGtacttttgattaaaaatggaaatcacagaatggtaggggttggaagggacctttggagcatctagtccaaccccctgccagagcagggtcacccagagcaggttggacagaaacGTGTCCGGGCGGGTTTTGActatctccagggaaggagactccaccacctctctgggcagcctgtgccagggctctgccaccctcaaaggaaagctgtttttcctcatgttgagatggaattttctgtgttccagtttgtgcctgttgccccttgtcctgtcactgggcacctctgaaaagagtctggccccattctcctgacacccaccctttagatattgatcagcattgatgagatcccccctcagtcttctcttctccaggctaaacagccccaggtctctcagcctttcctcatcagagagatgctccagtcccttgatcatctttgtggccctcccattggactctctccagtctttcttgaactggggagcccagaactggacacagtacttcagatatggcctcaccagggcagagcagagggggaggatgacctccctcaacctgctggccacgctctttttaatacACCCCacgagaccactggccttcttggccacaagggcacagtgctggcttaTCCATCGCCTCCTGCTGTGAATGCTTATCCACATCACAAACTAATGTCCAGTCTACTTCTTCCACAGTTAGGATGCTCTAACAGTATTAGAGCTCTGCAGCAGTGACGTAAAAGAGAGGGAATATCTCGGGTAAAAGATCTCGTTTCCTCAGTGCTCACTGAAGAATCAGACTTAAGGATGTTTTTCCTTGTTAGAAGCATACCTCTCACATAGAATTATCTAACTCTGTCTTTTAGTCACATTTAAAAGTCTAAATTCTCAGCATCAAGGGCTATGTCTCACAAAGAAAAACTCCCTTGACAGACAAGAAGGGTCAGGTTAAAATCATACTCATCCAGGAAAGTGTCTCTGAGTTCCCTGTAGATGCTTTACACCGTGCACATCAGAAATCTTGTTTTAAGCTAGTATCATGTGGCATGcagtaaaaatgcttttgttttatttaggtgGAGTTCTTAAAAGAAGGATGTGGAGAAGACAATGAATGTCACAGCAATCTGAAACTTCAGTACCGGTTCTGTACTAGAGAAGGAAATGAAGACAGGTTTACTTATTTACCGATGTAAGCCTTGATTAGTGCATTgctaaaaatcaaattattaacAAGTGCTTAAAATAACTTTCAGGAGAGGATTTTGGGAGGTAGAGCAGCTTTGTTCTGTTAATCTGCCAAACGCGGGCCTGTGTAGGTACTACTTACTGATCTGTCAGGGTGAGGAAGCCGGGGGAGCAggaatgagctttagaagaagaggGATGGTACCGAGCCCAGCAGGTACAAAGTGGCCACAACTGTGCAGGTGTGGgctaaaagttagaaaaaaagggTTCTAACCCCTGTGGAAATGAGATTCTAAACCAGCCTTGTGGAAGTTTATTATGTGCTACTGTTCACTATTTTTGAGATGAAATTTGATTGTGAGTATGACAACGTGATATACCATAGTCTAGTAGCCCAAGACAAGCAGTTACAGAGAACTGAACAGAGAAATCACTTTGCCGTAACACGCACTTAATGTCCCGCTGCATCCTTCCTCCCTGGAGGGCCAGTGAAATGAGAAAGGAGgtgtacaacaaaaaaaaaaaggaagtgtgttTACTTATTGTCGTCAGTCACCTTTAGCAGTGAGTGCCACAATCTGACTCGGAAACCAAAAGCGTGTATACTTTACAAAAAGAAAGTAGGACAGTTGATTTATTCAGAGAAAATTAATCACTATTAAACAAGTGCTGGTTCAGAAATACTATATCAACTCTTGATTACTTGAGGGGTGTATCAGTCTGTTGTATCCTGCTAACTGCTGGCTACTTTCAGAGATGAAATActtgtctgggaaaaaaaacttaTGACCATTCATGCGTTTATGGTCTTACAGTAATTCTTCCCTAATAGAGGGAATTACATTTGGGTAAACTATAGTAAGAAGCAAACTTTCATACATGTTTGTTTTCCTAATGCACACAACCCTGTATACTCTGTTCCTGTAGTGAAAACGGCATGCCAGTGCTTGTTCTGAAAGATCAGAAAGATATTGCCCTGGAAATAACAGTGACAAACAATCCATCTGAtgcaaaaaatccacaaaaagatGGTGAAGATGCCTATGAAGCTAAACTAATTGCAACTTTTCCAGACAGTCTGACGTATTCTGCATTCAGGGAGATGAGGGGTTATCctgtaagtatttttaagaaaaaagatattaaaattttgaaatattttctgcatatttttactTAAGAATGTATTCTGTTTAATCAGGAAAAACAGCTAACATGTGGTGCCAACCAAAATGGTTCTCAAGCGGAGTGTGAACTTGGAAatcctttcaaaagaaattccAACGTAAGTTGTACCTATTTCACTTGAGTTATAAAATCCTGACTGCAGTCATCCAAAGTTTCTGTGTGTCATAACTGGACATTTGTTTTGGGATCTGCCTTTTTAACTCTAGAACTTGATGTCGTATTTCTATAATATTGCATATACTAATATATTCTATAAAATGTTTACATATTTCATGGATGTTATTTCTTGTCTAGGTAACCTTTTATCTGATCTTAAGTACCACTAAAGTTAATGTTGATACAACAGACTTGGACATTAATCTGAAGTTGGAAACGTAAGTGTTCTTTGTATGTGCATGCtatgtttttatataaaactgtaaacatttcaaattaatttgttcGATACACAAAAGCAACTTAATAGTAAAGTGAAAACCACtaaatttgtaaaataaacagCATTGTTTCCTTTTCGTTGTAGAACAAGCACTCAAGTTAATTTGACTCCAATTACAGCTAGTGCTAAAGTGGTTCTTGAATTGCTTTTATCACTCGCTGGGTAAGTGTTGACAGCGTAACaaatggtggggggggtggggacgaCAGTTTTGCTGCAGACTTCATTAAAATCTGATtattctccttccccacccccacctGAACAGAGTTGCTAAGCCTTCTCAGGTATATTTTGGAGGTAACATCGTTGGTGAGAGTGCTATGAAATCTGAAGATGATATTGGAAACCTCATAGAATATGAATTCGGAGTGAGTAATTTAGATTAATGCCAACCACTGCTTTTAATCGAATGAACAGCTTCTCTCTTTATGCATACGAATACTTGGAAAGGTTTCTGGATTTAAAATTGGCTTTTCTTGTCCCAAAATCCTGACTTCCTAATCAGAACATGCAGTCTGACTGCAGACTAGAGCTTCTTTCGGCCTTGATGTTTTACGATCATCTTTTGAGGAAGTGGCCTGAGGCTGGCTGTACGCTTTTTGTTTTTTGGAGCAGTTCATGCACATTCAGCTGTACAGCATGAAACCCTGCGCAGGAAGGGAACAAGATTTAAACCCAGAACACTCACTGTGGCATGCCCAGGTGTTGGCTGAGGCACACAGACGGCGAGCGTGGGTACTTCCTGCATGCAGGATTCAGCAAGCACAGGGGGACGCTGCAGGAGCCACTTTGAATGTGTGGGTCTATTTCACTCTTTTGGTCTTCTGCCTAATTAATAAATCAAGAAGGCTGGGAGAGACCATGTTGGTTCTGTAAAATCTTGGTTTATCAGaaagtgtgttgctttttctACACCATTAATGCAAGCCCCGCTGTAGTTTGTGAGGATTAAAGTCCATCTCTGTCAGTCCTTTACTTCCTTCTGTACCTACATGCATGTATTAAAGTAGTATAAACAGATAGAGTATCTGTTTTAGACTTCCTATCATGAACAGCAACactaagaaagcaaaaaacatgtTGAGAAACAACTGTTCAGACTTAGGAGAGCAAGAGCTGGTTATCTTTCTGTGTCAGAGTTCCTCATAAACTTGCAATTTGCCTGAGTTATGTAATTGAATGATTTGTTAACTCTGAATTGGAGTTGTTATTGTTTCACATGAAGACAGATTTCTAAAAATCAACAGCTTAAAGTTCACGTTAGGGAATTTTAATCCTTATATGTTTAAACTCTCTATTTACTTGCTATCTGAGTGTGCTAGTTTCAGTATATGCTTTGTCTTTATGCTGTTTTGACCgtctttcatctgcttttaaatTTCCTGTTAGCTGCATGTTTAAAACTTGCCCATGTCAATAACACCTTCCATTGAGAAGAAAATccctttaaaaagtatttcacagTTTAAAGACTGTTTGTTTTAACAGGTAACTAATTTGGGCAGACCACTGAAAACATTTGGTACCGCTTCCCTGGACATCCAATGGCCGAAAGAAATTAGTAATGGCAAATGGCTGCTCTATTTGATGAAAATAGATTCCGAAGGCTTGGAAAAAGTCTCCTGCCAACCCGAGAATGAAATCAATAGTTTGCGTGTTGCGGTATGTTACCCTGTCTTCTGTTCCTGAATTAGCACACCGTGGAAGCACCGCAGCACGTGACAGTAGGGCACAAGAGCTTGCCTCcacaaggacttttttttgtcttgagtgTGAGCACAATACATGAAGAACGTATCAAGTCTTAAGCTTATTAGGCGACTTTGTAACAGCTAAAGAGGATAACATGCTGAAGGATAGATGCTATGTCAGGGTGTCTGGTTTTGCAATGGGCACTGCTGTCATATGCTGAAGTCGCTGTTTGCTTTAATGAATTTCATCAGCATTATTGAAAACTGATTGAGTTCTTACacagaaaaacaataaacaaCAGTAAGCGTCTCCCCAGCCTGGGGGAATTCCATGcagttttttaaagagaaagggcTTGCATTTAAATTTACTCATTTACAACAAATATGATAAAAAGAATTTCTCGAGCAAGTTTCATAGCCCTTCATTGTGCCTATCTAGCAAGATTTTTTCCCTAAACCCTGAGGAttcgttattttttttcatataatctTAAAATCATTTAGGAGTTctaattttcacattaaaacttCATGCACATAAACCCATTCTTGTCAGATCACTACATTAGTTAATGAAACTTTCAGTGAGTACAAGTaatacacagtttaaaaaaaaatgcatctactGATCATAGCACAATCTTATTCTTTAGCATAGTAACATTAATACCCTTTATAtagaacaaaaatggaaatagcaTCGAAAGCTTTGTAAATCTAACCCACCCCCTTGACCTATTAAAGAAAGAAGTCAGTTGACCTTTCTTTAGGTAATCTCAAAATCTGGTAGTTGTCCTGACTCTACTATTAGCAATAATGTAGATAAGTAGGGATATATGATGATGTCACTCACGTGCTGATCTTGGAACAAGAAAATAGTCTTGAGCTTGTTTCTCTGCTTGTATGGGGTCAGAATTCAGAGACACTTATGATAAACTATTAAACTCTCTTAATgttttgttgtgtgggttttttttcctttctttctcttttaggaATCCCATAACTCAAGAAGGAAACGTGAGGTTGCAGAGAAGCAGATTACAGACAGCAAAGCCTTTTCTTTattctcagaaagaaaatacaagacCTTGGTAAGCCTATTGCCCCAACTAAAGTCTTGTCACATACCTCCCCCTGCACTCACTACAGGGTTTTTCTGAGTTTATCAGGGTGAAAGAAGGtatctctttgctttgtttttatcttAAATCCAAGTATCgatgcttttaaaatttgaccATTATCTACTGAtgagaaagaaataggaaagtacattgaaataaaaaggcaatagCATCTTCATTGTATTTCCCTATTGCTGTCAGTACAAACAGATTTTGGTTCTTGCACATAAATATGATGCATATAATCTAATTTTTAATCTTGGGGGGGGCTTTAAACAATTTGTGAGGATGTATCTTTATTTACATGTACAAATGTGTAATTGCAGGACTGCAATGTGAATGCACGCTGCGTGGACATAAAGTGTCCCCTGAAGGGTTTAGACAGCAAGGCATCTATTGTGCTGCGTTCCAGGCTGTGGAACAGTACTTTCTTAGAAGTAAGTTCTCTTACCTGACATTTTTGAAAGGTCAGAGTTCTTTCCCGTTCTGCGTCTAATGtccatattttattttggaaCAGGAATACTCCAAAATGAACTACCTGGACATTGTCGTTAGGGCTTCAATCAGTGTTCCTGTTGCAGCGAAGAATGTTAAACTCACAAACGAAGCTGCTCAGGTAGGTTCAACACTTGATGCTAACTGTATGTTATGCTTGTGATGTTTCCAGTTTATATCAAACACCAAAAAATCCccactattttaaaacacaagtaGCTAAAAGTTTAGCTTTTTAACTGAGTTTTGAATTACTGATTGTTTTTACCTTTTAATTGGGTTGGAAAAATCCACTACCATATCAAATTGATCAACTTtatcttcaaaaacattttgtagaTGAGAGAAGTCATCTTGTTAGAGAAGAGATGACTGTATAAATTGCAGCTCTATATTAAACATGGATGCTTCTGAAATGCTCTTTCCATTGTCACATACTTTCTCTCCTTTAGGTGCGTGTTACTGTCTTTCCTGCAAAACCAGTAGCACTTTATACAGGAGTACCTTGGTGGATCATCTCGGTGGCTATTTTTGCTGGAATACTGATGCTTGCGCTGTTGGTATTCTTACTGTGGAAGGTGAGTTTTTATTCATCTGGTTATTTTACATTTCCTGGTCTACAGTTCCTGACAAGATAGCAAACTAATTAAGCAAATGATTAAGTATTTTCGTTTGCATTTGGGACTCAAAATAGAGCAAAACTGCCCAAAACATACATTACCGTTATCAGTTTCTCAGTTTTGTAacatttggaaggaaaatggTTATATGGGAAGACttgttataattttattttctttttccacatcctcaaaaaggaagtattttgaGCTCTGAGCAAAACATGAGAGAAATGTTCAGAGGCCATAGGTACTTCGATACGGATGGATACAGCTAAGTGGGGCTTCTGCAGTTAGGCGTAAAACTTCATGTGAACTATCTACAAATGTTTTAGCAAGGCTTTGTTCTCAGAACTTTAGAAATACCATTAAACTCCTAGTGGATGAAAATAACCAAAAGGTATACAGAAATAATACGTAGCCAGTCTGTTGGTGAATTTCTGTAGTATTGGCTTTTTACCTTAGAAAACcctaaaggagaaaataagtgtGTATAACAAAAAGGTAACaatttgcaaaagggaaaaaaaaaaccaagtaccTATTTTTCTAACTACCTCTGGCATTTTTACAAGTAATTGTGGTTCCAAGTATAACAAGGCCGTCCTTTATTCTTAGTTTTTACAGGCACAGGCAGTTAGTATTTGCTGTTACGGGATAGCAGAAGGTTATTAAGAAAGAAGTGGTGAAGAAGAACATCCTGTCTGTCACTTactttcttctggagaaactgcagCAATTGGCTTTGCTGAGGAGCTATCATTTGCTGCAGGTTACTTCTCCCAGGAAAGTTCCGACTTCCCTATTTTCTAATAAATGCCTAGCCCCTGCTGCAAATCTTCCTGATGAATTAATACTTTGGGTGGGCTGTTAAATTATTACTAGTGTCTTACTgcacatgaaaatacattttcacataTGCACAGACAGGttaaaatgcttcttttgatgaCAAACACTGTGCCATCTTATAAAGGACAAAGATGGTGCTTCAAAGAAAATTACATGATTGGTTTAAGACAAATGCTTGTGTTGTACGGGTCAAAGCAGTACTCATTTTTGTTCTGCTGCATGTTTTTGTCTATCCTGTGCACTAGTCCACAAACAGGTTTCTGAATAGACTTCTTTCTGCTCTTGACAACAAGCTTTAGTTGCTCTGGACACACTTTATagtagcttttcttaaaaaaaaaaaaaaccaaaaaaaaccaaaatgcaaaacaACAGATGCATTACAAATCTGTCAAAATGCCTCTAAAATAATATTCTTTACCTCAAGCAATTCTATTATTTTACAGATTGAGTTAGTCCAAGAAGTTCTCAGATCTAGAAACAGATGAGttattgtgatttatttttttttgcctgtgaagGGAGATTGGAAGATAGTTCAGTAATTTAAGGCAGTTTTAATAGGTTTGACTTCCTCCAGTCCTCAAAAATTGACTAAATGCCTTGCTTCCTTGTAGTGTGGTTTCTTCAAGAGAAATAAGAAAGATCATTACGATGCCACATATCACAAGGCTGAGATCCATGCTCAGCCATCTGATAAAGAGAGGCTTACTTCTGATGCATAGTATTGATCTACTTCTGTAATTGGTAATTgatgatattttttaatttttagctgtGGCACATGCTATGGTTGCGGTGGCTAACTGAAGCTTTTACTGCACATGTTCTATTAACTTTTGTATTTCAAACTATCGTACTTGCTTGCTTGTTCTGTCGATAGATTTTCAGCTTTTGGTGCGCGTGAACAAACACAGGTGTTTACCTTGGtctaaaaagctttttgtttatttctttagaaaacatcTTGATCTGTTGCAATGTt from Chroicocephalus ridibundus chromosome 7, bChrRid1.1, whole genome shotgun sequence includes the following:
- the ITGA6 gene encoding integrin alpha-6 isoform X1; translated protein: MAAALLFYLFLLPGLAGAFNLDTDNVISRRGEPGSLFGFSLAMHRQLQPQEKRLLLVGAPREKAFPSQQANRTGGLYSCDIASPNARCTRVVFDERTDPKIESKEDQWMGVTVQSQGPGGNVVTCAHRYEKRQYVNTVQETRDIIGRCYVLSQDLTIKDDMDNGVWSFCDGRLRGHEKFGSCQQGVAATFTRDYHYIVFGAPGTYNWKGVVRAEQKNQTFYDLGIFDDGPYEVGDESRQDKNLVPVPANSYLGFSLDSGKGIVSQNEMTFVSGAPRANHSGAVVLLKKEKNQRALSLEHMFEGEGLASSFGYDVAVVDLNSDGWQDIVVGAPQYFDRSGDIGGAVYIYINQQGKWEGVKPIRLNGTTDSMFGLAVESVGDINQDGYPDIAVGAPYDGFGKVYIYHGSKNGINTKPAQILDGEKTGTNFFGYSIAGNMDLDKNSYPDIAVGSLSDSVSVFRSRPVISIRRSITVQPHRIDLKKKNPEDPSGIWMDVEACFQYTANPSDLNPRIKINYTFEAENERRQLGLPSRVRFKDHLSDQFTASTTLRGQNSKECVTTKLVLQEKIKDKLRPIPISVSVKIAGLESSSPSPRKERALPDLIPILNSNESETKTTKVEFLKEGCGEDNECHSNLKLQYRFCTREGNEDRFTYLPIENGMPVLVLKDQKDIALEITVTNNPSDAKNPQKDGEDAYEAKLIATFPDSLTYSAFREMRGYPEKQLTCGANQNGSQAECELGNPFKRNSNVTFYLILSTTKVNVDTTDLDINLKLETTSTQVNLTPITASAKVVLELLLSLAGVAKPSQVYFGGNIVGESAMKSEDDIGNLIEYEFGVTNLGRPLKTFGTASLDIQWPKEISNGKWLLYLMKIDSEGLEKVSCQPENEINSLRVAESHNSRRKREVAEKQITDSKAFSLFSERKYKTLDCNVNARCVDIKCPLKGLDSKASIVLRSRLWNSTFLEEYSKMNYLDIVVRASISVPVAAKNVKLTNEAAQVRVTVFPAKPVALYTGVPWWIISVAIFAGILMLALLVFLLWKCGFFQRSRYEDSVPRYHAVRIRKEERQIKDGKCKDLETKQWFTKWNENESYS
- the ITGA6 gene encoding integrin alpha-6 isoform X2, giving the protein MAAALLFYLFLLPGLAGAFNLDTDNVISRRGEPGSLFGFSLAMHRQLQPQEKRLLLVGAPREKAFPSQQANRTGGLYSCDIASPNARCTRVVFDERTDPKIESKEDQWMGVTVQSQGPGGNVVTCAHRYEKRQYVNTVQETRDIIGRCYVLSQDLTIKDDMDNGVWSFCDGRLRGHEKFGSCQQGVAATFTRDYHYIVFGAPGTYNWKGVVRAEQKNQTFYDLGIFDDGPYEVGDESRQDKNLVPVPANSYLGFSLDSGKGIVSQNEMTFVSGAPRANHSGAVVLLKKEKNQRALSLEHMFEGEGLASSFGYDVAVVDLNSDGWQDIVVGAPQYFDRSGDIGGAVYIYINQQGKWEGVKPIRLNGTTDSMFGLAVESVGDINQDGYPDIAVGAPYDGFGKVYIYHGSKNGINTKPAQILDGEKTGTNFFGYSIAGNMDLDKNSYPDIAVGSLSDSVSVFRSRPVISIRRSITVQPHRIDLKKKNPEDPSGIWMDVEACFQYTANPSDLNPRIKINYTFEAENERRQLGLPSRVRFKDHLSDQFTASTTLRGQNSKECVTTKLVLQEKIKDKLRPIPISVSVKIAGLESSSPSPRKERALPDLIPILNSNESETKTTKVEFLKEGCGEDNECHSNLKLQYRFCTREGNEDRFTYLPIENGMPVLVLKDQKDIALEITVTNNPSDAKNPQKDGEDAYEAKLIATFPDSLTYSAFREMRGYPEKQLTCGANQNGSQAECELGNPFKRNSNVTFYLILSTTKVNVDTTDLDINLKLETTSTQVNLTPITASAKVVLELLLSLAGVAKPSQVYFGGNIVGESAMKSEDDIGNLIEYEFGVTNLGRPLKTFGTASLDIQWPKEISNGKWLLYLMKIDSEGLEKVSCQPENEINSLRVAESHNSRRKREVAEKQITDSKAFSLFSERKYKTLDCNVNARCVDIKCPLKGLDSKASIVLRSRLWNSTFLEEYSKMNYLDIVVRASISVPVAAKNVKLTNEAAQVRVTVFPAKPVALYTGVPWWIISVAIFAGILMLALLVFLLWKCGFFKRNKKDHYDATYHKAEIHAQPSDKERLTSDA